In the genome of Rhizophagus irregularis chromosome 22, complete sequence, one region contains:
- a CDS encoding mitochondrial 54S ribosomal protein mL43: MTLTKSLIPKAKNGVGAFVFSCRKIEFNYCERSGSSYGMIKYLQNHLIPFAKINPQMEIVVTPRPSKHPLITGTYLNLKKKQVCVKNKNPDEIAEIVKLIRDNTGVSTKKRFKKPVISTTKSIRGIWSPFHTRPHLI, from the exons ATGACTCTGACAAAATCATTAATTCCGAAAGCCAAAAATGGAGTTGGTGCTTTTGTTTTTTCATGTCGTAAGATTGAATTCAATTATTGTGAACGTAGCGGAAGTAGCTATGGAATGAT taaatatcttcaaaatcatttaattccTTTTGCAAAGATAAACCCACAGATGGAAATTGTGGTAACACCTCGTCCATCAAAACATCCTCTCATTACTGGAACATATC TGAACCTCAAAAAAAAGCAAGTTtgtgttaaaaataaaaatcctgaCGAAATTGCagaaattgtaaaattgaTACGTGATAATACGGGagtttctacaaaaaaaaggtttaaaaagCCAGTTATTTCAACAACTAAAAGTATTAGAGGTATTTGGAGTCCATTCCATACTCGAccacatttaatttaa